The DNA sequence CCATCGGAAGCGGTTGAGTGCACGTGCAGATCAACATATACTGTAGATTTATCTTTCATTAAGCGTCTCAGTTACCAATGTCGGCTACCGTGGTCAGATGTCAGTAATGGGTAATTAGCAGAGATTATTGTAACACCTTACTGGTCTGAGAGGAACATCAATCTTAGTAAAAGGTGCAGATTAGAGTGGGGCAGGCGGGATACGCGCCTCATTTCTGAGGGACTTCCAATCACTTAGGGTTGCCGAAATTCAAAGGGGTAAGGGAGCAACTGCTCCATGGTCGCCACCTGATAGTCCCCCTTCGTATTCGCCATAATAACCTGGCAGGCGGGGGCAAATTCCGCCAAAACCTGGCGGCAGAGGCCGCAGGGAGGAATCGGCTGTGGCGTGTCGGCAATTACCACCAGGGCTGTTAGCTGCCGCTGACCGGCGGCTACTGCAGCAAAAATCGCCACCCGCTCAGCACACATGGAGGCGCCGAATGAGGCGTTTTCGACGTTGCAGCCGGTAAAAACCTGTCCGTCGCCTGTCAGCACCGCCGCCCCCACGCGAAAATCCCCGGAATAGGGGGCGTAGGCCGCCTCCCTTGCCTGCCGGGCGGCAGCCATTAACGTATGGATGAGAGGTTTATCCAACATGGCATGTGCACAACCTGTAAGTCACCCCAAACCATAAAAATCACTTACCAATGGCACAGGCTTTCCAGCCTGTGCAGAAGGTATTTTCCGACCAGCAACTGAAAACTAAGAGCTTTATTTCTACGCACCGTATTCCTTCGTTGGTCAACCGAAAAGCCTCTGAAAACCGCTAATGGCCGCCTGCACATCGGGCCGGGTGACGACCGCCGAAATAGCGCAGATACCGTCGGCACCGGCTGCGATCACCGCCGGGGCGTTGTCCTGGTTGATGCCGCCAATAGCGATTAGGGGCAGGTTTACCCGGCGGCGGACTTCCCGCAGCAGACGCAGCCCGGCCGGCGCCCCGGCAT is a window from the Desulfobacca acetoxidans DSM 11109 genome containing:
- the cdd gene encoding cytidine deaminase, with amino-acid sequence MLDKPLIHTLMAAARQAREAAYAPYSGDFRVGAAVLTGDGQVFTGCNVENASFGASMCAERVAIFAAVAAGQRQLTALVVIADTPQPIPPCGLCRQVLAEFAPACQVIMANTKGDYQVATMEQLLPYPFEFRQP